In one Nicotiana sylvestris chromosome 8, ASM39365v2, whole genome shotgun sequence genomic region, the following are encoded:
- the LOC104241670 gene encoding deSI-like protein At4g17486: MLCQILRRKRKTGAVPVYLNVYDLTPINGYAYWLGLGVYHSGVQVHGVEYAFGAHEHPTTGIFEVEPKQCPGFTFRKSILIGRTDLGPKEVRAFMEKLAEEYTGHSYNLITKNCNHFCSDVCVRLTGKPIPRWVNRLARLGFLCNCVLPASLNETKVRHIRAEDRSIEKKKLRSHSSRFVASSNQPSLSSRTSGSASSSSRHRSRHPPAVPLIRSTSPSILKL, translated from the exons ATGCTGTGTCAAATACTGCGACGGAAGAGGAAAACTGGAGCAGTTCCAGTTTACCTGAATGTGTACGATCTCACTCCCATTAATGGCTATGCTTATTGGCTTGGCCTTGGTGTTTACCATTCTGGTGTTCAAG TTCATGGAGTCGAATATGCATTTGGTGCTCATGAACATCCGACTACTGGGATATTTGAAGTGGAACCAAAGCAATGCCCTGGTTTTACGTTTAGAAAATCAATTCTTATAGGGAGAACAGACTTGGGGCCAAAAGAGGTCCGGGCATTTATGGAGAAACTGGCAGAGGAGTATACTGGTCACTCCTACAATCTAATCACAAAAAACTGCAATCATTTTTGCAGTGACGTCTGCGTTCGGTTAACAGGGAAGCCAATTCCTCGATGGGTGAACCGACTGGCACGACTTG GCTTTCTGTGCAATTGTGTCCTACCAGCCAGTTTGAATGAGACAAAGGTCCGGCACATTAGGGCAGAAGATAGGAGCATTGAGAAGAAAAAACTACGAAGCCATTCAAGTAGGTTCGTAGCCTCTTCTAATCAACCTAGCTTGTCCTCTCGTACTTCAGGATCTGCATCGTCGAGTAGTAGACACAGAAGTCGTCATCCTCCAGCCGTGCCCTTGATTCGTTCAACGTCACCATCAATATTGAAGCTTTAG